From the genome of Abditibacteriaceae bacterium, one region includes:
- a CDS encoding helix-turn-helix domain-containing protein, whose protein sequence is MQPKRVAREEQFSFDVWQRSVDVMTAGHTHSDIEINRVEQGTVIYFAAGRFQEFHAGDTLVFWAGMPHELMRVSPDAEMTWCVLPLAWFLQWQLDAAFVARLMDGEWMRAPQANSNFEAALFARWACEMAASPDEHTKKIVSLELEAWLRRVARAMPCEELRSHAGAAIGSDATARQIEAMARCVARRYREALSIGEIAAAANLHPHYAMTVWKSNCGTTLNEYLTRLRLSHAQRLLLTTDWKMGRIAEESGFGSQARFYAAFGKHFSTTPRAWKTQGVRPDSTVL, encoded by the coding sequence ATGCAACCGAAACGCGTGGCGCGTGAAGAGCAGTTTTCTTTTGATGTCTGGCAGCGCAGCGTAGATGTGATGACTGCGGGGCACACACATTCCGATATTGAAATTAATCGCGTCGAGCAGGGCACCGTGATTTATTTCGCAGCGGGCCGATTTCAGGAGTTCCACGCCGGTGACACCCTTGTTTTCTGGGCAGGAATGCCTCACGAACTAATGCGCGTTTCGCCCGATGCCGAAATGACGTGGTGTGTCTTGCCGCTCGCGTGGTTTTTGCAGTGGCAACTCGATGCTGCATTTGTCGCGCGTTTGATGGACGGCGAATGGATGCGAGCGCCACAGGCCAACTCAAACTTTGAAGCCGCGCTTTTTGCGCGCTGGGCTTGCGAGATGGCTGCTTCGCCCGATGAACATACGAAGAAGATTGTGTCGCTCGAACTGGAAGCATGGCTGCGGCGCGTTGCGCGGGCGATGCCATGCGAAGAACTCCGGTCGCACGCGGGGGCAGCTATAGGAAGCGATGCAACCGCGCGTCAAATCGAAGCGATGGCGCGTTGTGTGGCGCGACGATACCGCGAAGCTCTTTCGATTGGTGAAATCGCGGCTGCTGCGAACCTGCATCCGCATTATGCGATGACGGTGTGGAAAAGCAACTGCGGCACCACGCTCAATGAATATCTAACGCGGTTACGATTGTCGCACGCGCAGCGATTGTTGCTCACGACCGACTGGAAAATGGGACGCATCGCTGAAGAAAGCGGCTTCGGTTCGCAAGCGCGTTTTTATGCTGCGTTTGGCAAACACTTCAGCACAACGCCGCGCGCCTGGAAAACGCAGGGAGTACGCCCGGATTCGACCGTACTTTAA
- a CDS encoding TerC family protein, producing the protein MTPPTFPSIPIWVWVAFTVFVLSMLALDLGVFNKKSHTVSVKQALSWTAVWISLALIFCGGVWRFLGQQSAIEFLTGYVVEYSLSVDNIFVFLLVFSYFKVSPEHQHKVLFWGILGALVMRAVMIGLGAALLHRFDWIIYVFGAFLLFTGLKLAFGKEHEVDPGHNPAVRALRKIMPIAPAYDGDKFLTVMDGKRAATPLLVVLVVIETTDLIFAVDSIPAIFGVTQNPFIVYTSNIFAILGLRSLYFALAGVMELFHYLKYALAFILSFVGVKMLLHGVYKMPPSVSLGVILGALALAVVMSLLKPIKTSEESEADNLPVR; encoded by the coding sequence ATGACACCACCAACATTTCCATCCATTCCGATCTGGGTCTGGGTCGCATTCACCGTTTTCGTTTTGTCGATGCTGGCGCTCGATCTGGGCGTGTTCAACAAGAAGTCGCACACGGTTTCGGTTAAACAAGCCCTCAGCTGGACAGCGGTTTGGATCTCTCTTGCGCTAATTTTCTGTGGTGGCGTCTGGCGCTTTCTTGGGCAGCAATCGGCGATTGAGTTTCTTACCGGCTATGTGGTCGAGTATTCGCTTTCGGTCGATAACATCTTCGTCTTTTTGCTGGTGTTCTCGTACTTCAAGGTTTCGCCGGAGCATCAGCACAAGGTGTTGTTCTGGGGCATTTTAGGCGCGCTTGTCATGCGAGCCGTGATGATCGGTCTGGGCGCGGCGCTTCTGCATCGCTTCGACTGGATCATTTACGTTTTCGGCGCGTTCCTGCTTTTCACCGGCTTGAAGCTGGCGTTCGGCAAGGAACACGAAGTCGATCCCGGCCACAATCCGGCGGTGCGTGCGTTGCGCAAAATCATGCCTATTGCGCCCGCTTACGATGGCGACAAATTCCTCACTGTGATGGACGGCAAGCGCGCTGCGACTCCGTTGCTCGTGGTTCTGGTTGTTATCGAAACAACCGACCTGATTTTCGCCGTCGATTCAATTCCCGCAATTTTCGGCGTGACGCAAAATCCGTTCATCGTTTACACCTCCAACATTTTTGCGATTCTCGGTTTGCGCTCGTTGTACTTTGCACTCGCCGGTGTGATGGAACTGTTCCATTACCTCAAATATGCGCTCGCGTTTATTCTGTCATTCGTTGGCGTAAAAATGTTGCTGCACGGCGTTTATAAAATGCCGCCATCGGTTTCGCTCGGCGTCATTTTGGGCGCGCTGGCCCTAGCGGTTGTGATGTCGTTGCTCAAACCGATTAAAACGTCGGAAGAATCCGAAGCCGATAATCTCCCTGTGCGATGA
- a CDS encoding menaquinone biosynthesis protein, whose translation MSFKLAAVSYRNALPLLFGLEAHCEIVRAVPSQLSPLLRAGACDAALLPVVGWFRGAGEEIVSDACIGATGDVRSVLLFHRGPVDALKNIALDSSSRTSVALLHIVLHDLYGVSPNLTVLSPDLKEMLHQNDGALLIGDAALEARAHSEASGAEILDLGEAWQRLTGLPFVFAAWITRRGLLTEETASLSATLASARNAGLQNLDALARAGETPTLSADELRRYFSDSIDYVITDAHRAGLEEFRRRCVAHNLV comes from the coding sequence ATGAGTTTTAAACTGGCCGCCGTTTCCTATCGCAACGCTTTGCCGCTGTTGTTCGGTCTGGAAGCGCATTGCGAAATTGTGCGCGCGGTTCCTTCACAGCTTTCGCCGCTGTTGCGCGCGGGCGCATGTGATGCGGCGCTCTTGCCGGTTGTCGGTTGGTTTCGCGGTGCCGGTGAAGAAATTGTTTCCGATGCCTGCATTGGAGCAACGGGTGATGTGCGTAGCGTGTTGCTTTTTCATCGCGGGCCAGTGGACGCATTAAAAAACATTGCGCTCGATTCGAGTTCGCGCACTTCGGTTGCTTTGCTTCATATTGTGTTGCACGATTTGTACGGAGTCAGCCCAAATCTGACCGTCCTTTCGCCCGATTTAAAAGAAATGTTGCATCAAAATGACGGCGCGTTGCTCATCGGCGATGCGGCGCTCGAAGCGCGCGCGCACAGTGAAGCATCGGGCGCAGAAATTCTCGATTTGGGCGAAGCGTGGCAACGACTTACGGGTTTGCCTTTTGTTTTCGCGGCGTGGATTACACGCCGCGGTCTGCTAACTGAAGAAACCGCAAGCCTGTCGGCCACGCTTGCGTCAGCGCGCAACGCGGGACTGCAAAACCTTGATGCGCTGGCTCGTGCAGGCGAAACGCCCACGCTTTCAGCCGATGAGTTGCGCCGTTATTTCTCCGATTCCATCGACTACGTGATAACAGACGCCCATCGCGCCGGACTGGAAGAATTTCGCCGCCGCTGCGTGGCACACAATCTCGTTTAA
- the topA gene encoding type I DNA topoisomerase gives MSKSLVIVESPTKVKTLKGFLGADFTIMGSKGHVRDLPKSGLSIDIKNDFEPSYELLPDRHDVVDAMKKAARGCDTIYLASDPDREGEAIAWHISQALGAKNMRRIEFNEITKTAVLRALDNPRDIDMDRVNAQQARRVLDRIIGYQVSPILARKISKGLSAGRVQSVAVRLIVEREREIQAFKIEEYWSITAQVSPKVENFPFPARLLTQAGKKLEIVNEEQATTHVDALRPLPYNVSNVKRQEKRRNPLAPFITSTLQQEASKQLRYTSKRTMMVAQSLYEGIALGDGQTVGLITYMRTDSTTIAAEAQAAARELISSRFGPEFVPDAPPKYKNKKSAQEAHEAIRPSYVDKIPEEIKQYLTDEQFKLYRLIWRRFIASQMKPAVMDVTTVDIAAGDYGLRASGSIIKFAGFLSVYEEAKDEDAPEDAPEDDENALRKLPELAKDQPLDLKELQPRQHFTQPPPRYTEATLVKALEENGIGRPSTYAQTLSTIQDRKYVELAERRFAPTDLGFIVNDKLVQHFPDIVNIQFTAGMEEKLDEVEEGRENWVHLLQTWYEPFAATLALAKDEMEKIAPEETDFDCPSCGKKLLKRRGRFGEFFSCSGYPECKCAMDISAEGEPKQREKREAPVVEGIEPGETRECDKCGKPMVVRASARGAFWGCTGYPKCKNLIPIEGAKVEMPAAELTEHKCPNCEKPLALRKGRFGPFLGCTGYPDCKTIVNLDKDGNPRAPREPKEATAKTAAKKPAKKTAAKKPAAKKPAAKTAAAKATETEAA, from the coding sequence ATGTCTAAATCTCTTGTCATTGTTGAAAGCCCGACCAAAGTGAAAACGCTCAAGGGTTTCTTGGGCGCCGATTTCACCATCATGGGGTCGAAAGGCCACGTCCGCGACCTGCCGAAAAGCGGGCTTTCCATCGACATCAAAAACGATTTCGAGCCGTCGTATGAACTCTTGCCCGACCGCCACGATGTCGTCGATGCGATGAAAAAGGCGGCGCGCGGCTGCGACACGATTTATCTCGCGTCCGACCCCGATCGCGAAGGCGAAGCCATCGCGTGGCATATTTCGCAGGCGCTCGGCGCGAAGAATATGCGCCGCATCGAGTTCAACGAAATCACCAAAACCGCCGTTCTGCGTGCCTTGGATAACCCGCGTGACATCGACATGGATCGCGTTAATGCGCAGCAGGCGCGACGCGTTCTCGACCGCATTATTGGCTATCAGGTGTCGCCGATTCTGGCGCGCAAAATCAGCAAAGGTCTTTCCGCAGGCCGCGTTCAATCGGTTGCGGTGCGGCTTATCGTCGAGCGTGAACGCGAAATTCAGGCGTTCAAAATCGAAGAATACTGGAGCATTACCGCTCAGGTTTCGCCCAAAGTCGAAAACTTCCCATTCCCTGCTCGTTTGCTGACGCAGGCCGGCAAGAAACTGGAAATCGTCAACGAAGAACAGGCGACGACGCACGTCGATGCTTTGCGGCCTTTGCCTTACAACGTTTCGAATGTAAAGCGTCAGGAAAAGCGCCGCAATCCGCTCGCGCCGTTCATCACTTCGACGTTGCAGCAGGAAGCCTCGAAGCAGTTGCGCTACACCTCGAAGCGCACGATGATGGTCGCGCAAAGCTTGTATGAAGGCATCGCGCTGGGCGATGGCCAAACCGTCGGTTTGATTACCTACATGCGTACCGACTCGACAACAATCGCTGCCGAAGCGCAGGCCGCCGCGCGCGAATTGATTTCGAGCCGTTTCGGGCCGGAGTTCGTGCCCGACGCGCCGCCGAAGTACAAGAACAAGAAAAGCGCGCAGGAAGCGCACGAAGCAATTCGTCCTTCTTATGTCGATAAGATTCCCGAAGAAATCAAACAATATCTCACGGACGAGCAGTTCAAGCTCTATCGCCTCATCTGGCGTCGCTTTATTGCTTCGCAGATGAAACCGGCGGTCATGGACGTAACCACGGTTGATATTGCAGCGGGCGATTACGGCTTGCGCGCGTCGGGTTCGATTATCAAGTTTGCGGGCTTTCTTTCGGTTTACGAAGAAGCCAAAGACGAAGATGCGCCCGAAGATGCACCCGAAGACGACGAAAACGCACTGCGCAAACTGCCCGAACTGGCGAAAGACCAGCCGCTCGATTTGAAAGAATTGCAGCCACGCCAGCATTTCACCCAGCCGCCGCCGCGCTATACAGAAGCGACGCTGGTGAAGGCGCTGGAAGAAAACGGTATTGGCCGTCCTTCGACTTACGCGCAAACGCTTTCGACAATTCAAGACCGTAAATATGTCGAGTTGGCCGAACGCCGTTTCGCGCCCACCGATTTGGGCTTTATCGTCAACGATAAGTTGGTACAGCACTTCCCCGACATCGTGAATATTCAGTTCACGGCGGGCATGGAAGAAAAGCTCGACGAAGTGGAAGAAGGCCGCGAAAACTGGGTTCATTTGCTACAAACGTGGTACGAACCATTTGCCGCGACGCTCGCTCTTGCCAAAGACGAGATGGAGAAAATCGCGCCCGAAGAAACCGATTTCGATTGTCCTTCGTGCGGCAAAAAACTGCTCAAGCGTCGCGGTCGCTTCGGCGAGTTCTTCTCGTGTTCTGGCTACCCCGAATGCAAATGTGCGATGGACATTTCTGCCGAAGGCGAACCGAAGCAGCGCGAAAAACGCGAAGCGCCGGTCGTCGAAGGCATCGAGCCGGGCGAAACGCGCGAATGCGACAAGTGCGGCAAACCGATGGTCGTACGTGCGAGTGCGCGCGGCGCGTTCTGGGGCTGCACCGGTTATCCGAAATGCAAAAACCTGATTCCGATTGAAGGCGCCAAAGTCGAAATGCCCGCTGCGGAACTGACGGAACATAAATGCCCGAACTGCGAAAAGCCGCTCGCTTTACGCAAAGGCCGTTTCGGGCCGTTCCTCGGCTGCACCGGCTATCCCGATTGCAAAACGATTGTCAATCTCGACAAAGACGGTAACCCGCGCGCGCCGCGTGAGCCAAAGGAAGCAACGGCCAAAACAGCAGCGAAAAAGCCTGCAAAGAAAACTGCGGCCAAGAAACCAGCAGCGAAAAAGCCTGCTGCGAAAACGGCCGCAGCCAAAGCCACCGAAACAGAAGCCGCATAA